The following proteins are encoded in a genomic region of Neovison vison isolate M4711 chromosome 12, ASM_NN_V1, whole genome shotgun sequence:
- the CCDC184 gene encoding coiled-coil domain-containing protein 184: MEDGPLEIMTKDGGDMPAPLEVSTVPAVGDVISGEYNGGMKELMEHLKAQLQALFEDVRAMRGALDEQASHIQVLSDDVCANQRAIVSMCQIMTTAPRQGGLGVVGGKGSFRGAPQEPETPSPGIGDSGMLGRDPEDEDDDEEKEMPSSATPTSHCERPESPCAGLLGGDGPLVEPLDLPDITLLQLEGEASL; this comes from the coding sequence ATGGAGGACGGTCCgctggagatcatgaccaaggACGGCGGCGACATGCCGGCACCTTTGGAGGTGTCCACCGTGCCGGCCGTGGGGGACGTGATCTCCGGAGAGTACAACGGCGGCATGAAGGAACTGATGGAGCACCTGAAGGCCCAGCTGCAGGCCCTGTTTGAGGACGTGAGGGCCATGCGGGGGGCCCTGGACGAGCAGGCCTCGCACATCCAGGTGCTCTCGGACGACGTGTGCGCCAACCAGCGGGCCATCGTCTCCATGTGCCAGATTATGACCACGGCGCCCCGCCAAGGCGGTCTGGGCGTGGTCGGCGGCAAGGGGAGCTTCCGGGGTGCCCCCCAAGAGCCGGAGACCCCTTCGCCTGGGATCGGGGACAGCGGTATGCTGGGTCGCGATCCTGAGGACGAGGACGACGATGAAGAGAAGGAGATGCCCAGCTCCGCCACACCCACTAGTCACTGTGAGCGCCCCGAGAGCCCCTGTGCTGGTCTCCTTGGGGGGGACGGGCCACTTGTGGAGCCCCTCGATCTGCCCGACATTACCCTGCTGCAGCTGGAGGGCGAGGCCTCTCTGTGA